The Hyphomicrobiales bacterium genomic sequence GAACATTCGATGACGGATCGTCGCGCAGGAAGCCGCACGGCAGAGACCAAAAGGAGGCGCCAGGTGAGCGAAAGCGAAGCAAGTCGATCCGGGGCGGGCGAAGTGACCTCGCTGACTTCCCAGCCCCGCAACAACACGCCCCTCCCCGTCATGTTCAATCGCAAGGAACTTGGCGAAATTCTCAATATCTACGGGCGCAAGGTCGCCGCCGGCGAATGGCGCGATTACTCCATCGACCAACTCAAGGACCGCTGTGTCTTTTCCGTCTACCGCCGGACAAGCGAGTACCCCCTTTTCCGCATAGAGAAAGTTCCCCGCCTTGCCCGCAAACAGGGCGCATATAGCGTCGTTGCCACCGGCGGCACCATTCTCAAGCGAGGTCACGACCTGAAGCAGGTCATGCGTGTCTTCGAAAAACAACGGCTCTCCCTCGTGTGTTAAATACGAAGCAATTCCGCGGGTTAACGAACAAAACCATGCATGCAGAGCGCATGTAAGAGCGCCCTCAACTCGTCCATAAATCCAGCTTTAGCGATTTGACCTATTTCATGGAATCGTTGAGGCGGTCTCTGGAACTGGTATCGAACCGTTCAATATCGTCCTCGATATGCAGCCACGAAAGCCGATGCGACTCGTAGGAATGCTGCTCCGGAACGAGCTCCTCCGCCTGTTCGAGCACTCCGAGCGCGACAAAAACCTGCCCAGGCAGATAGTCGAACCGCCCGGCAAGTGGCGAACCGCACTGCGGACAAAACGTCCGCTCCACGCCATCGGCGCCGGGAGCGACACTCCCATCATTCGGTGAAAAGCTCACGGCGTCGGCCGCAAATGCGGCAAACGCCGCAACCGGAGCGCCAGTGAAAC encodes the following:
- a CDS encoding aldehyde-activating protein produces the protein MSATRKHEDGVITGRCYCGASTVRASAPPTRISYCHCRDCRRFTGAPVAAFAAFAADAVSFSPNDGSVAPGADGVERTFCPQCGSPLAGRFDYLPGQVFVALGVLEQAEELVPEQHSYESHRLSWLHIEDDIERFDTSSRDRLNDSMK
- a CDS encoding DUF2794 domain-containing protein, whose protein sequence is MTDRRAGSRTAETKRRRQVSESEASRSGAGEVTSLTSQPRNNTPLPVMFNRKELGEILNIYGRKVAAGEWRDYSIDQLKDRCVFSVYRRTSEYPLFRIEKVPRLARKQGAYSVVATGGTILKRGHDLKQVMRVFEKQRLSLVC